CTGCCTCCTTTGGCAGGGCACACCAGCTTTGTCAATGCTCTTCAGGTTAGCCAGGACGGCCAGATTCTCTATAGTGGTGGCAATGATCGCACCGTGGGCCTATGGGATATGGTTACCGGCCAGCTCCAGGCCAAGTTGACTGGCTTTGACCGGCCGATTCGGCATATGGTGGTGCATCCCAATGGCCAGATTGTCACGGCCAAGTCAGATGATGACCTGATTAATATCTGGATGCCTCCCGTCGGTCTGGCCCCTTAGGAAATCTCGCGTCGACCTTCTATAGCCCGGGCTAGGGTGACTTCATCGGCGTATTCTAGATCGCCCCCCATGGGCAGGCCAAAGGCGATGCGGGTAACCCGGGTGAGGGATTTCAGCAGCTGAGCGATGTATAGGGTCGTGGTATCGCCTTCGATGCTGGGGCTGATGGCGATAATCACTTCTTTGATGCCCTCTTTGTGCACCCGATGCACCAGGGGGCCGATGTGCAGTTGCTCGGGACCAATGCCATCCATAGGGGAAATCAGACCACCAAGGACATGGTATTTGCCTTTATATTCTCGGGTTTTCTCCAGGGCAATGACGTCGCGGGCGTCGGCCACGACGCAGAGGGTGTGCTGGTCGCGGCTGGGGGCGCGGCAGATGTCGCAGACTGGCGCGGCAGATAGATTGAAGCAAATGGAGCAATGGCCGATTTGGGCCTTGGCGTCGATCAGGGCCTGGGCTAGGGCTTGCACCTCCGAGGTGGGGCGCTTGAGTAGATGCAGGGCCAAGCGCTGGGCAGTCTTTGGGCCAACGCCCGGTAGGCGCTGCAGTTCTTCGATCAGTCGGGCCAGGGGGCGAGCGTAAATGGGGATAATCCTCCGATGGGCAGGCGACTATAATTATCGAGTGCTCTGGTCGTGCTGGCCTAGGCTGGGCTGGCCTGCAGTAGCCGAAACCGATTGCGGCCCCGCTGCTGGGCTTGGTCTAGGGCTGTCTTAGCGGTGGTTAGTAGGATGGTGGCATCGACAGGCTTGTCGGCAGATGCGATCGCACCGCCGACACTCACCTGCACTGATACCGAGGTACCATCGGCTAAGGCGATGGGCTGTGTCGTCAACGCCTGCTGTAGGGCCTCTCCATAGCGGGACGTCTCACGGGTATCCAGACCCGGCGTCGTGCAGGCAAACTGGCCCTGGCCATCACTGTATAGCCAGGAGTCGATTAGGGCCTCATGCTGCAGCCGCTGAGCCACTTGTCCCCAAAACGATGGGCCTAAGCTAGGGGGCTGGGTCGGCTCCACCTGCAGCAATAACAGACTGAGGGATTGATAGCGACTGTCCTGGGAACGGCTCTGACGCCGCTGCAGCAAGGAGGTCGCCGCCTGTTGCAGGGCTTGCTGATGCAATAGCGCCGTGGTGGGCTCGATCAGCCCTAGGGCCTCCAGTAAATCGTGATAGCTATCCCGCACCGACTGAATCTTGTGGGTTTGGCTAGCCATCTGCTGATCCTTCTCTTGCACCTGGGTCACCAATTCATCTGTCTGCTGCTTGATCCGAGCAGTGCGCCAGCCCCGGCGCACAATCGCGGGGATTGAGACCAGCAGCCCCACCAGCACGCCAATAGCCAGAGTGGCCAGTAGCACTAAAGCCAGAGACTGTTCATACCGCCAAACCAGCAGGTTAATCGTGACCAGATTATTATTCTGCAGCGCAAACAGGATGGCCAAAAAGGCGATGACCAGAGCCGAGATGACGAATAAACGCATGGACAGCCAGGGAGACGACACAGGGCAAACAGGACTTAAGAGCCACCTTGCACCGGTCAGGCACCAGGCGACTCCGGGCCTCCTTCATCCTACTGCGAATCCTAGCCGGGGTTGTCACCCCAGGTGGCACTGCCAAGACCTGGAGAATGGTGACCGTCCCTAATGATTTTTGGGCAACCGTCGCCGTTTAGCCACAGCCATCCCCGAGCGCCCCTTGAACTGGCTGATGGCAGCATGGGCCGCTTGCACGACATCGGCATTGGCATCCTGCAAAGCCCGGCGTAACCAGGGCAGCGCCCGTCTGGAGCGAAGTCGCCCCAAGGCTTCTACCGTGACCCGTCGCACCTGGGGATCTGGGTCGCGGCTGAGTCGTTTCAGAAGGGGGAGACACTGCTGACGGTCCTGGGGCGGGTAGACGGCTACGGCTTCTGATAAGGTAGCCGCTACTTGCTGCCGGAGGTGAGCGTCGTCGGCATAGCTGGCCGCGGTCAGCTCGGCTAAGGGCGTGGTGACTGAGACTGGCAGAGTTGTCGAGGGGGAAGCAGCTGGAGCCGAGGCTGGAGTCGGGGTCGCAGCAGTCGCCGCCGAGGCTGGGGGAGAGGCCGATGCAGATGGGGCGGTAGCGACCGCGGTAGCTGGGTCAGAGGCTAAGCGGGCTTCGTAGTCCCATCGTAGCCGTTCAGTTGCCACCTGCAGACGATGCTCATGCTCCCGTTCCAGCTGGTCCAAGCGGCGCTGTTGCCGTTGCAAGGTAGCCGCTTGCCGCCGAATCGTTGCCTGTTGCAGCCAGTAGACTATGGCGGCCGCCAGCACTGCCCCGATCACAATCCCGAGAATGAACCCACCGATACCCATACTGTTATCCTGCTCCGTTACGCGCGTGATCCTTAGCGTTTTGCCCTACAGAGATGAAAACTGCTCTGAGACGGTCGCGACTGACTCCCTACTCTGGAGAATTGGGGTCTTCCAGGTCAAGGGTCTCATCGGACTCCCCCCAGGACTGAGTCTTGAGGATGTCGTCGAGGTCAGCACTGTCATTTAGGGCCGGGGGAGGTGGTGATGACTCAGCCTCCGGGGAGGTCGTTGGCGTCATGGGGTTGGGGCGCTGGGTCAGTTGCATCAACCGGTTGGCATAGTCATGCTCTAGATCGTCGATACGTTGGGTCAACCGCTGATGATATTGCTCCAGCTGTTGGGAAAGTTTCTGGTCATATTCCTGTTGCAGCTGCTGCTTGAAGGTGGCTAAGGTTTCCGGATCAGAGCGGGCAGGGGCCTGGCTTGCTGCCTCGGGTTGTCCCATCGACAGGGCCTGCAATCGGGCTTCGTAGGCTTCCTCTAACTGAGCGCTACGCTGAGCCAGCTGATCCTGATAGTGCTCAATTTTTTGGGCCAACCGCTGTTCATAATCTGCCTGTAGGGTCTGAGTGGCTACCTGTAGCTTTTGCTTCAGCTGTTGTTCATAGGCTTGCTGTAGTCTACGGGCGGCTTCCCGCAATCGGGCTTCGTACTGTTGCTTCAGGGAGTCTTCCGCCGGAGATGGGGCCGAGGGTGGAGGGGAGGAGGACTCCGAGGTCGGGCGATCAGCCTGCTGCAATACCACAGCCCGGGCTTCATATTCACTCTCTAGGCCAGAGAGGCGTTGGGTCATTTCGTCTTGGTAACGCTCGATGGTGGCTTGCAGCCTGCGGTCATAGTCGGCTTGCAACTGCTCGCGGTCGCTTGGCGTAACCGCGCGTCGTGTTCGATTTCTAACTGATCTAGGTGTTGCTGGCGCTGGCGCAGGGCTTTGTTGGCTGGTGAATGCGCCGTTGCCGTAGCAACGGCCCTAGGATCAAGCCCAGTAAGAATCCGATCAAGGCACCAATTAGGCCGCCGATCAAGATCGATTGCGGGGGGAGCGTCATGACTTGTCTCCTATGGTGAGTAGGGCGATGGCCCCTCCGAGCTAGTTTAGGGCGACGCCAAGGACCTTCGCATCGAGGACAACCGCCTAGGGCCGACACAATGGTTGACGACCATGATATATGGTGTCGGGGCAGACATCTCGTTTCGCTGTAAACAGATGTTGCAACGCCCCTGGGGGGTAGAATCCCCCAGCTCAGGTTCATTGACCCGGTTGGGGGGAGAGTTCGGTGGGGTGGCCGTGGGTAGAGCCAGCCATATCTTCTACAATGACCAATACAACGGTTTAGCTAGGTTGCCTAGCCCTGGTTTAACGTGTTGTCGCTGTGGTTGCCCATGCCCATCTTTTCAGAGTCCCTGCGTACCGATGTGTTGACATGGTTAGAGACCCATGTACCTGAGGCGCGGCGACATCACATCCTGCGGGTCGAGGCCATGGCCAGACAACTGGCGGCAGACCATGGCGTAGACCAAGAGCGGGCGGCCTGGGCCGGAGTACTACACGATTTAGCCAAATGTTTCCAGCCGGCGCGGCTATTGGCGATGGCCCGAGCCGCAGGGTTGCCTCTAGATCCTGTTGATGAGGCCAATCCCCATTTGCTCCATGCCGAAGTGGGGGCGATAGTCGCCCGAGACCGTTTTGGCGTGACGGATAGTCAGGTGTTGGCAGCCATTGCCAACCACACCTTGGGCCGACCCGGTATGGATGCCCTCAGCTGTGTGGTGTTCCTGGCAGATAGCTTGGAGCCGGGTCGGGGAGACTCTCCGCAGCTACGGCGACTACGACAGCTCAGCCATCAGAATCTGGTGGCGGCGGTGGCCCAAACCTGCGACGAGTCTATCCGGAAGTTAATCGACAAACACCGTTTGATTCATCCCCGCACTGTACTGACCCGTAACTGGTTCTGGCAAGCGAGTCGCCAGTCTACTTTGCTGCCCTCAGCCTGGCTTTCAGCCTAGTGAGGATTCTTTGTTTACCCTGTCTCTGAGGATATTGCCTGTCTATGAACGATTCCGTCAACACCCTGTCTAATCCGTCCTCCCGGCCTAATCGCGATGATGCGGCCTGGAATTTGGCCTGTGCGATCGCACAGGCTGCTGACGAACGCAAGGGGGCTGACATTGTCCTAGTCAACGTCGGCGATGTCTCCTACCTGGCCGATTACTTCGTCATTGTCACCGGCTTCTCGGCGGTGCAAGTACGGGCCATTGCCCGTACCATCGAAGATGACATCGAACAGACCTGGCAGCGGCAGCCCCTACGCACTGAAGGCCAACAGGAGGGTCAGTGGGTGTTACAGGATTATGGCGAAGTCATCGTCCACATTTTCATGCCCGAAGCCAGAGACTTCTACAATTTAGATGCTTTTTGGGGCCATGCCGAGCGCACCCTCTACCAGTCCCACCTATCTGCAGCCGATGCTTAGCACGTTGAGGCAATCATGGACCCCCCATTCCACTTCTCCTAGCACTCGCCCAACCTCAAGACCCGGGCCTCACCTGCCCACCGACCATCGAGGCCCTATTTCCCTTGGTAAACTCGGCGCGTCCATGGCACCTCCGCAACGGCAGGTATCGGGTAGGCTGTTCTCTTTGGGCCTCACCGTTGCCGATCATGATGTCCCAGGCCCCGGCAGGGACCCATGCTATTTCTCTTTATCTCCCAGACCCTCGCCTATGCACACTCGCATCGTTATCTACTCTGTACGCCACAGTCTCCTAGTTCCCGTCCTGCCCGCTGTAGGTAACTCCCATGACTGTAATGCCGTCCCGTTGTCCTGTTCCCGCCGAACAACAACCCATCAATGAATACCAGGACATGCGAGAGTCCTGGTTTTACAGCTGGGGCAGTCGTAGTCTGTTGCGGTTTATCCAGCCCTTGGTAGTGCTCTGGGGACTGAGTTGGTCGATGACAGCACCGATTGCAGCGGCCAGTTTTACGCCCGCTCGATATCCCAGCGACTTTCTACTGAGTGCCGCCATCGGTGCCTGCGTGCTCCCTTGCTTGGCCCTATTGCAACTATATATTGGCTGGTCCCATGTCGGTCGTCGCCTGCGACAGGCCCGTATCCCCTATGAAGAGTCTGGTTGGTACGACGGTCAGGTCTGGCAAAAACCCGAGGATATGCACAATCGCGATCGCTTGATCGTCGATTATCAAGTGCAGCCCATTCTCCACCGGCTTCGCAGAAGCTTTGCTGCCATTGTCGGTCTCTTGGCAGTTGCCGTGGTAGCTTGGCAATGGATATAAACTCTATGGTACGCCCATGGTGGCAACCCCCAGGACAGCTCTGTCAGGTGCGACATTGTCTGGGCCGAGGCAGGCCTGACGCTAGGAGTAGCAGGGTAGCCCATAGGCAGTGAGCTTCCTAGACACCTAGACAGAACCTTTCAACAAGGGCAAGACAACAACTCCATGACTTTTCAAACCTCCTCGAAGCGGCATCAAAGTGAACAACTGGAAGTTCAACTTCTGCGGGAAGGCATCGTTGAGTCGACCCACATGGCCCATGCCGTTGTCTGCGATAGCCGGGGACGGGTGTTAACCTCAGCTGGTGACTCTGAAATCGGCACCTTCATCCGCTCTGCTCTCAAGCCCTTTCAAGCCCTAGCAGTGACCTCTACGGGAACCCTAGATCACTTTAATTTGGACGATAAAGATCTAGCCATTATCTGTAGTTCTCATCGCGGCAGCATGGAGCAAGTGCGGCAGGCCTTTCGCATCCTGTGGCGGGCCGATATTGATCCGTCTAAACTGCGCTGTCCCCTTCCCCCTGGCCAGGTTAGTCCTCTAACCCACAACTGCTCGGGCAAACATGCCGGTATGCTGGCCGTGTGTCAGCAGCGCGGCTGGTCCCTCGATAGCTACCTCGATCGCAACCACCCCATCCAACTGTTGATTCTGGGGAAAGTGGCAGAACTGCTAGGCATGCCTGCCGATGAATTTATCGGCGCCCATGATGACTGCGGCGCTCCCACCTATTTCATGCAGTTGGGACAGATGGCAAATTTATTTGCCAAATTAGCCTCCGGCGATAGCCTCGATATGGAGCGAATTGTGCGAGCCATGACTAGTCACCCAGACATGGTGGCGGGCCACGAGGCCTTTGATACAGAACTAATGCGCTTGACGGAGGGAGAGCTAGTCAGCAAATCGGGGGCAGAAGGCATTCAGTGCATCGGCCGGGTCGGGGAAAGCCTGGGATTAGCCATTAAGGTGCTAGATGGAGCCAAGCGGGCAAAATATGCGGCATCCGTCCATTTGTTGAAGCAACTAGGTTGGATCACCCCTGCCATTGCCGAAGCCCTGGCTGAAACCTATATGACCCTAGCCCCCTACAAACGGCTGGATGTAGTGGGCGAAATCTCCTACACCTGAGCTCAAACACTATCTGTAGGATTTTTCTGGTCCGATAGCCATAATCCGTTGTCGCTGCCGACTGTTTCCCGCTATACTAATTAAGCCGACGCGGGGTAGAGCAGTCTGGTAGCTCGTCGGGCTCATAACCCGAAGGTCCATGGTTCAAATCCATGCCCCGCCACCAACCAACAGCGCCCTAGCTAGGCTAGGGCG
This portion of the Halomicronema hongdechloris C2206 genome encodes:
- the recR gene encoding recombination mediator RecR codes for the protein MYARPLARLIEELQRLPGVGPKTAQRLALHLLKRPTSEVQALAQALIDAKAQIGHCSICFNLSAAPVCDICRAPSRDQHTLCVVADARDVIALEKTREYKGKYHVLGGLISPMDGIGPEQLHIGPLVHRVHKEGIKEVIIAISPSIEGDTTTLYIAQLLKSLTRVTRIAFGLPMGGDLEYADEVTLARAIEGRREIS
- the rsfS gene encoding ribosome silencing factor produces the protein MNDSVNTLSNPSSRPNRDDAAWNLACAIAQAADERKGADIVLVNVGDVSYLADYFVIVTGFSAVQVRAIARTIEDDIEQTWQRQPLRTEGQQEGQWVLQDYGEVIVHIFMPEARDFYNLDAFWGHAERTLYQSHLSAADA
- a CDS encoding asparaginase, producing the protein MTFQTSSKRHQSEQLEVQLLREGIVESTHMAHAVVCDSRGRVLTSAGDSEIGTFIRSALKPFQALAVTSTGTLDHFNLDDKDLAIICSSHRGSMEQVRQAFRILWRADIDPSKLRCPLPPGQVSPLTHNCSGKHAGMLAVCQQRGWSLDSYLDRNHPIQLLILGKVAELLGMPADEFIGAHDDCGAPTYFMQLGQMANLFAKLASGDSLDMERIVRAMTSHPDMVAGHEAFDTELMRLTEGELVSKSGAEGIQCIGRVGESLGLAIKVLDGAKRAKYAASVHLLKQLGWITPAIAEALAETYMTLAPYKRLDVVGEISYT
- the yqeK gene encoding bis(5'-nucleosyl)-tetraphosphatase (symmetrical) YqeK, with the translated sequence MPIFSESLRTDVLTWLETHVPEARRHHILRVEAMARQLAADHGVDQERAAWAGVLHDLAKCFQPARLLAMARAAGLPLDPVDEANPHLLHAEVGAIVARDRFGVTDSQVLAAIANHTLGRPGMDALSCVVFLADSLEPGRGDSPQLRRLRQLSHQNLVAAVAQTCDESIRKLIDKHRLIHPRTVLTRNWFWQASRQSTLLPSAWLSA
- a CDS encoding CGLD27 family protein, producing MTVMPSRCPVPAEQQPINEYQDMRESWFYSWGSRSLLRFIQPLVVLWGLSWSMTAPIAAASFTPARYPSDFLLSAAIGACVLPCLALLQLYIGWSHVGRRLRQARIPYEESGWYDGQVWQKPEDMHNRDRLIVDYQVQPILHRLRRSFAAIVGLLAVAVVAWQWI
- a CDS encoding HEAT repeat domain-containing protein, with the protein product MGIGGFILGIVIGAVLAAAIVYWLQQATIRRQAATLQRQQRRLDQLEREHEHRLQVATERLRWDYEARLASDPATAVATAPSASASPPASAATAATPTPASAPAASPSTTLPVSVTTPLAELTAASYADDAHLRQQVAATLSEAVAVYPPQDRQQCLPLLKRLSRDPDPQVRRVTVEALGRLRSRRALPWLRRALQDANADVVQAAHAAISQFKGRSGMAVAKRRRLPKNH
- a CDS encoding lipopolysaccharide assembly protein LapA domain-containing protein → MRLFVISALVIAFLAILFALQNNNLVTINLLVWRYEQSLALVLLATLAIGVLVGLLVSIPAIVRRGWRTARIKQQTDELVTQVQEKDQQMASQTHKIQSVRDSYHDLLEALGLIEPTTALLHQQALQQAATSLLQRRQSRSQDSRYQSLSLLLLQVEPTQPPSLGPSFWGQVAQRLQHEALIDSWLYSDGQGQFACTTPGLDTRETSRYGEALQQALTTQPIALADGTSVSVQVSVGGAIASADKPVDATILLTTAKTALDQAQQRGRNRFRLLQASPA